agactgagaccataaactcatgtttacaatgtttactgagggaataaatcaagagagaagtagagtcatttcctcatagacgtctatgggagcagaggagtcgccccctgctggtcactacacagaagtagagtcatttcctcatagacgtctatgggagcagaggagtcgccccctgctggtcactacacagaagtagagtaatttcctcatagacgtctatgggagcagaggagtcgccccctgctggtcactacacagaagtagagtcatttcctcatagacgtctatgggagcagaggagtcgccccctgctggtcactacacagaagtagagtcatttcctcatagacgtctatgggagcagaggagtcgccccctgctggtcactacacagaagtagagtcatttcctcatagacgtctatgggagcagaggagtcgccccctgctggtcactacacagaagtagagtcatttcctcatagacgtctatgggagcagaggagtcgccccctgctggtcaccacacagaatgaACACAGCCTTCATCACTGGAAGTTGCCGCCTGGTCGCTGCTCACTTCCTGTGCTACGTGCCCCACACAGTGTGTGCTTGCTGTCAATCAGAGCTGGTGTGTCGCCCTCTGCAGGTCAGGAGGACTACGACCGGCTGCGCCCTCTCAGCTACCCTCAGACCGACGTCTTCCTCGTCTGCTTCTCCGTCgtgtctccttcctcttttgAGAATGTCAGAGAGAAGGTGAGTGTGGTGTGGTCGGGTCGTATTGATCCTCGACCACAGGTTGTGTCGATACCTTTTGGATCCAGACTCCGCCCCTCcaccgttttctttaaaagtCTCGTCCCTCTCTTCGCAGTGGGTGCCGGAGATCTCGCACCACTGCCCGCGCACGCCGTTCCTGCTGGTCGGCACTCAGGTGGATCTGCGAGACGACAGCAACACTCTGGAGAAACTGGCCAAGAACAAACAGCGAGCTCTGAGCTGCGAGAGCGGAGAGAAACTCGCCCGAGAGCTGAAGGCCGTCAAATACGTGGAGTGTTCCGCTCTCACGCAGGTAAACGAGTGCATTTAGTCACCATGTTGTTCCTAATTAACTACATTGACTCGTCATTTACTTTCATTGCCTCCATTCATTTGATAGATTATATTGATTTTttcttacatatttatatatatatatatatatatatatatatatattagtcgCGTTTGatgacaaaaaatccaaaatgtcatttttaaaagttgtattagaaatgtttgcatgcatgtctgcttatgacCAGGTAAATACAGTTTATTCCCGTTAATTCCcgtggaaagtttccaacttgGAATTTTGCAACCCTCATAGGTCATAGGTATTTATTTGTCATAGCTCACTACTGCTTATGAAGTAAAATGTCATTCTataatgcactttttttgtttttaataatatagTTGTGGTAGAATCTCTTATTTACTTTGTATTTCTTACTCTCTCGTCAGCGGGGACTCAAGAACGTGTTCGACGAGGCCATCCTGGCTGCTCTGGAGCCTCCGGACAACAAGCCCAAGAAGCGCTGCGTCCTGCTATAGACgggcacagggggggggcagggggtgggggggggatagacGCATGTTTTACGCAGTGCCTTCAGCCGTAGTGACTTAACACGCGTGTGGTGCTGGAGGAGACGGGCTTTTTTACGGGCATCGTTGTATATTGTATTACAGCGTGTGAGCGACACTCCTCACTAACAATGGAcagtccaacaggaagtgactttAGGAAGATGGAGTCTTTTGGTCAGTGAACGGTCGAGGATCCTAAATATTTATGGCCGATCTCATAGAAAGTGTTTACAGAGTTTATTATTACAGAAGCTGAGGGTCAACTCACAAAATGAGAAATAAAGCTCACAGCTTTCAGTTTTCTTAACaaccacaataataataataataataataatagtgggATGAGTAAGTAAAAGTAACAAGATTCTTTGAATGTAAACTTGACAAAAGAATGCAGCTTGAATCTTTTCTCTAAAGCCGTTTcagttaaaacacacatttacctgTTGGATGAAACGCATTGATGTGCGAAGGCCTTTTGGATTAATGGAGTCATTTGGTTTAAAGTAAACACGCAGGACGACGTCcgaaaaaaggacaaaatataCTACAAATGCCAAACTTCACCTCGTATATGAAATGAAACTCAGTGCGTCTTCCAGCAGTCGAGCGAACTGCTTTTTTAAATCCTCACCTCATCGCTGCCTTGAAGGAATCCAGATGAATCCTGTGACGTTTTGAGTCTGAAATCTGCCAATGACGACCAGCTCTTCTTCatcaccttctcctcttcctcctcccacacacgcATTCTGTTGGGCGTCATTAAAGAGCGATCGTTTGACGCTGCGTTCCTCCAGGGGGTAaagtcctggtcctggtcctggtcctggagGCCTCCTGTGCACCGATGGCTTCTCTTTCCCTGAGTGGTTTCACGCTGCCAAATGAGACGGGACAGACGATCACTAACTGGGGATCTGTGGAATAACTGAGGATATATTTGTGGTAACTAGATTTTATTTCCTGGAAGGAACGTTTTAATCGGCCTTAAACTTAAGAATCTGCCCCATCAAAATGAAACTTAAAAACCACTTTCCTAATTATATTTCCTTCTGTTTTGGAGACGACTGACGGATGATTATAAGTATTATATACATTTCCTTGTTTCTCGGGTGGTCTTGTTTTAGCAGTTTCGGGGCatcctttttattattacttGACGGTGTTGAAGCTGAACCATTAATAAGAGCTAATAAAGCAATAATTACACATGTGGAGAGATTCATGTTGGAACTGTTGGGTGTTcgcaaataataaaaacagtacTTGAATGTTGTTTTGCGttgacttatttattttatttattcacatttgTGCTGCTTATTTTCTCCCCCCGCtgccatttttattatttatttgggaTAAATGTACCTAAACAATGCCTCAAACATTCCTTTAAGAGAACATGataatatacacattttttattttcatttagttcatttcacacacagccccccccctcagtacCCAGAGGTGAACAGCAGGGGGGGCCAACCCCCCGGCTTTtgttcgggggagggggggagggggggtctttgGTAGTTACGGCATGTAAATCTCCGCGGCTCATTTTGATTGGCAGACTAAAATGGATCCTTCAGAGCAACGTGGCATGGAGGCTCAGTCGCTCCTTtgtcctgcagaggaagagagattCATTCATACCTCgtctccccctcaccccccccccccccccacccaaaacaaacaagccaTGGGCCTGGTCATGCACAGGTGTCGGGTCCAGACGTCGTGCAAAGAGCTCAAAGGCTGTTTAAAGGGTGTTTGGTGCATCAGACAACAGCGTGagattgaaccccccccccccttttatgtACACGTCCCTTAAATGTCGTTACAGAGCTTGCAGCCAGGTGTGTGATTATGATTAATCACATTATGATGGAAAAAAGCTCCATTAAATTTGCGCAAAttgtacattaaaaaaggttttttttagggAACATCTTTTCCTCCAGAAGGTCGACTCGATCCAGAAGGTCGACTCGTAGAgttttggattattttccaCTTTATTCATTTGAGTCGACTTGTGTGATTCCTTGTGTTGAGTCATCAACTGTGAACGAGGTGATTATTTAATCCATCAACTCTAAATATTAAAATGGtgtattttgtgtcatttttcatGTGAGCGGCGTTGGAAAGtaactaaatacattttacttttacttttatttgacaGTTGTTGTTTGAACGCGCATCAGGTGAAAGGTCGTGTCTACGTGGCGGCCATCTTGTCTCCTTCATCCCGACGCGCCTCGTTCTCTGCTGCATATTTTTGGATGTCCATCTGACCTCGTTATAAGTGCGTTGCCACAGGCAACCAGCTTGGAGAAGGTGCAggagcaatggggggggggggggtgtagaacAGTTGCATCATGGGATAGAAACCCGACCtccgttctttttttaaatgttacacTGTCTCGTCTCTTGGAGGCGTGCAGAGCGTGCGCTCGTGGCCCGGCGAGGACGCTCAGTGGGCCCGCAACACGTCGAGCTCCTTTTATGCTGAGTCAGAACAACGTTTGTCTACATTGTCGAGTGTGGAGAAGGCAACaaggtccttcatgtccacttTGGGGACAGACCTTTGGACACAAGTTGAAATGGACAAAAACTACCATCAAGAAAAACACAGCATGAGTCCATCcaaagtcaaacagaccataaagcaggggatgctttagggcgggacttactgtgattgacaggtctcaacCACAGCTTTGTCCAGTCCGgtctctttgttttcatttaactcGTCATCCCAAGTAAAGTCGCCCCTTAGCTCCGCCCTCTGGGGTCATGGCGTCAAATCCAAGATGGCctccttaaaaaaacaagatggagaTGGCACAAAAGCAGAGCTGTTTGACCATCAATGTGTGCGACAATGTGTtgaatggctgtgtgtgtgtgtttgtctttgatcGTCGGGTCTCTTTATCTCGATCGTTGCGGTTTTATATCTTTCATTTTGTGCGTCCGTTTCCTTCTGTGTGTCAGAGGTTGTGTGCGTTGATGCTTTCGAGTGCTATTNNNNNNNNNNNNNNNNNNNNNNNNNNNNNNNNNNNNNNNNNNNNNNNNNNNNNNNNNNNNNNNNNNNNNNNNNNNNNNNNNNNNNNNNNNNNNNNNNNNNNNNNNNNNNNNNNNNNNNNNNNNNNNNNNNNNNNNNNNNNNNNNNNNNNNNNNNNNNNNNNNNNNNNNNNNNNNNNNNNNNNNNNNNNNNNNNNNNNNNNTGTTTTTGGAGTTATGCTTATTGAGGGATGTCAGTGACTGCACTCATTACTATTATGGGATGcgcacgggggtggggggggggggggagacctgaGCGTCTCCTTGGTAACCACGGTTGCTATGGAGGGGGTGAGGTgtagttgtggggggggggggggtgcatggagGAATGGGGAAGAGACTGtagcagagggagggggtgagttGACTATTATGGTCTGTACGTTGCAAGGTAACTATGCAGAGTGGGGGAGGGGTGACTaaagtgtgtgcgcgcgtttgcgtgtgcgtgtgtggagcgggaggagaggaggaggagggggggggggtattatgGGATGCCTGCCCCCtgatctctttgtgtgtgtgcgcgcgcgcgcggggTGTGTGTAGTGTgcgagggggagaaagaggagacggCGTCGTGCGCACACGCTGCCTACACACAAGAAAACacggaaatatatttaaattgtatGTATACCGTTACCTTAACTTAAAAAGAGCGACCCaagtattgattgattgacaaagtgcgctcggagtTACTgggctgctgtttgtttggaAGAATCTAGTTGTGAGTATATCTCAGTTTggtttttattgtaaaatatcCCCGTAAATGGGCTGGAGCCGGTGAGGACGGACCGGGTCCGAGGGCCCGGGGAACCGGGCTGTTACGCGGCCGGGTTTAGTGTGCAGCGCCGGCTctgctttctgtctcttttgtgtgtgtgtgtatgtgtgtgtgggtatggtGTGTATCGTCTCCAATCTGAACCGGCTAGCACGCATGCTAATGGCACGGAAACTAACGACTGAGGCAAGATGGCATGTGAGCCCGACGCAGAGATGGAGGGCGCTAATCGCTCCAACTTCACAGCCGCATAAAGTTCAAATGCGTCGCCTCGAGGAGTCCACGCGGCGGGGCGTTTGCGGTGTTTTTATGAATCATCTTCaagctgttaaaatattcacttccgtttgcttttcttcttttttttttgtttgttcttgtttCCCTTGTTGGAACCTGGCCCGGCTGCCCTCACCCCGACGACTTGGGACGGACTCAAGAATCGGGTCGGAACTCTGGATTATCcgacaaacacaactttatttagTTAGCTAAACTGTTAGCTAACTAAATCTGAAGTTTTCCTGCCGTCCGCTATGTCTGGAAGCGAGGATGACAGAGATGACTACGCAGCCCCCGAGGACCGGTTAATGCACGGTAAGACCGGAGCTCATTTGTTAGCTCAAATTGCTAATGTTACCAGCGGTGGTATGCTAGCAtcagcagatgtttttttttacattcatatcAATCACGTTTCGTTAGCAACACGCTAGCCAAATGCTGCTAACTACCGGGTAGCTAATGCTAGCGGCAACAATAGCCAACtagtatgttgttgtttttttttaaattggcttCGCGTTGCTGCTTAGCAGCTTTTTTTTCGtaacaaacaaatataatgataaaacaattCGCCGTGTTACCGCACACCGCGTTTGTCCGTGAGGTCACGCCGGCTC
This genomic interval from Pungitius pungitius chromosome 17, fPunPun2.1, whole genome shotgun sequence contains the following:
- the LOC119219038 gene encoding cell division control protein 42 homolog; this translates as MQTIKCVVVGDGAVGKTCLLISYTTNKFPSEYVPTVFDNYAVTVMIGGEPYTLGLFDTAGQEDYDRLRPLSYPQTDVFLVCFSVVSPSSFENVREKWVPEISHHCPRTPFLLVGTQVDLRDDSNTLEKLAKNKQRALSCESGEKLARELKAVKYVECSALTQRGLKNVFDEAILAALEPPDNKPKKRCVLL